The sequence below is a genomic window from Ignavibacteriales bacterium.
ATTACCGGGAGCAATTTTTATTTTTATCCTTTTATATCCTTCAGCAAGATATCCTTCGATCTTTTTAATAAGATCAGGAACCGAGGATTGAATTCCAATGCTGACACCAACATTAATTTTATTTTTATCTGCACCAACCATTTTTGAAAGAGAAATGTTTTTCGACTTTGCAAAAAGGTCCCACAAAGCAGCTTCAAGTCCGGCTTTAGCCATCATATGCCCGCGCACTTTTGAATATGATTTAATTGCATCATCAATACTTGAAATATTTTTTCCAAGAATCGATGGAATTAAAAAGTCCTGAAGTATATGCCAGGCAGTTGTTACTGTCTCATACGAGTAAAATGGTGTTCCTTCCGCAACACTTTCACCCCAACCTGTTAATCCTTCTCCATCAACACGAACGATTATATGTTCTTCATCATACTCAGTTCCCATTGATGTGGTGAACGGAGTAACCAATTCCATTTTAATATGACGGAGTTCTATTTTTTCAATTTTCATGTTTTACCTTTGTTAATAGCATCATAATTACTTTAAGACTCTAAGGATTGGATAAGTTTCACCCTTTTTGAGAAGATGTTCAAACTGTTTGTAGGTAACCAATCCAAGTTCTGATTTTGGCTCAAGCGCAATTACAATCGTATTATTCTTTAATTGATTTACCGGAATAAAAATATAATCGTCTTCCTGCAATTCAGTATCTAGCAATTTGGATTCTACAATTGGGTTGATAATTATATCTCTTTCAAAATCCATTGAGTCAATGCCTGTGGCAAAGTATTGTTCAATTTTATCTTCATAAGATTTTTTGTACTCAACGTAGTAAATAGAATGTCTGTCAGCCCAGTCAATAATTTCAACAATGGTTTTGGGAACAAGATATCCTTTAGGTCTTTCAACATCATAAATTGATTTAACAATTGGTCTGTAATCATTAACGACAACTATTGTATCTTCTTCTGAATAATATGAAAACAACGGAAGTTCCAGTTTACTTCCATCAGCAAAATGATCTAACTGAATGGCAACCTTTTCATCAACTTGGTTTACGACAAGTTTTTCTCTTTCATTCTTAACAAGTTCTTTGATTCTGTTTTTATTTTTATAAACAAACTCCAATAAACCTTTCATCCCGGTCATCTGTCCTTCAGCACGATGTTTTATGTTATTAATAAAACCATCTTTACCATTCAGTCCTTCTTGTATGAATGAAAAAGTATTTTGAATGCCAAGACTTTGTCTACCGTCATTTATATCGAATGTGCTGTGCCGTATGTAATCGATTTCCGGTGGACCTCCGGGACTATATTCGAAGTATGAAAAATTTCTTTCATTCAAATAACTTTTGATAAAAGGAAGATATTCTTTCTTTGATAGTTCTCTTATTTCTTCTGCATTGTTAATATTTGTTGTAGTACCAACTTCAACATCGGCATTGTTTCTATAACCATATTCTTTCCATGTTTCGCCATAAGGGAAATACTCATGTACATCCATCGAAACTTCAAACTTGCATTTGTTAAAGAGTTTGTGAAGTGCGTTTGTTTCCGGTTCTGTAAGTATTAAATGATTTCTGTTAAGGTCCAAATCATGACCGTTTCGTCTCTGATTTTTTTCTGAGCCATCGGGATTCATCTGCGGAATCAATACAAAATCAATCTTGTCAAACAAATATTGATTTTCAGGTTTTAACAGTTCATCGATTAAAAACAATGCTCCTTCTTTTCCTGACTGCTCATTGCCATGCTGCTGTGCAAATATTAATACTTTAATTTTCGATTCATCTTTTCCGAATCCGGAATTAGAAAAATGTACAGCATACAATTCTCTGCCTTCAACAGAATTGCCAATAACTTCCACACTTATAAGTTCAGAAACTTTATCAACCTGATTAATAAAACCTGATAGTTCATCGTATGAAGTTATTTTTTGAAAATTATTTTTTTCGAGAGGAGGCTGAATTTGTGAGAGTGATAAACTGCTACAAAGTAAAAAAGTAAACAGGAAGGTTTTCATATAATTAAACTTACTCAACGGGTGATACAATAATTATTTTAACTACAAAGATTATCTATGCTAATGATTTATTGAATCCATTAAACAGAGATAATTTTTAAAACTAAAAACTTAAATTAACTGAAATACGGTGAACACTTGGTAAAATATCATACACGGAATATGCGTAATCAAAATAGACTGCGGTTCCGCCTAAAGGCACATTAGCACCTGCACCAAAAGTAAAATCCTGATCATCATAATTATATTTGTAACCACCTCGTACTGCAAACCTGTCAAAGAATGAAAACTCAGCACCAAAGTGCGCACGTTCAGCGTTGTCGTTAGGATGCGTTACATCAATTGCACCTATAATTTTTACAAAGTCATATTGCACTATATCAAATCCAATCCCGACCTGAAAGTTTAACGGGAGCGGATATTCCTGCGTGTTTAACCTGCTGGGAATTAATCTGCTTAAAGGATAGTTATCATCTTTGCGATATGTGAAATCAAGATCAGGTCCGTCAAATTTTATATCTGCACCAAAATTTGTCATACTCATTGCTATAGTAAGATTCTGAAAATCCAACCTGTATTGAGTGCCAATATCAAAAGCAACTCCTGATGCAGTTTCATTCCATATTCTTTGATTGATATATTTCACGCTCAATCCAACACTGAATCTGTCTGTAAGATATTTTGCATACGATACACCAAGTGCAATATCCCCTGCATCAAAATACCGACCTGTTCCGTTCGGCTCTTCTTCAGTTGTAATTTCCATGTTGCCTGTTGTAAAGCTTACCATACTTGCACCGAATACTCCGAATTCACCCGCATTATATACAAGTGAAGCAGCGTTAAAATCGAAAAGGTCAAACCAGTTCATGTATGAAAAGTGTGCCTGCACATTATTAACTTTTACAAGTCCGGCAGGGTTCCAGAAAATTGATGATGCGTCATTAGTAAGTCCTACGATTGCACCGCCCATTGCTTCAGCACGGGCACCGACAGGTATTTGCAGAAACTGAGCGCCGGATGTTCCAAGATTCGGGTTCTGTGCAAAAGTAGAACTAACAAGCAATAAAAATATCAGTAATAATTTTTTCATAAAATTTCCTGCATCAACTTATTTGATTATTGCAAAACGTTCTTTGTACTCGGAGTTTTTTGTTTTTACAACATAGATATAAATTCCCGCCGCTATTTCTCTTCCGCCTTCTGTACGAAGATCCCAAACCTCGGTACCATTAATAGCGTTGTGATTTATAGTCTTAATAAGGTCTGCATCAACTGTAAAAATATAAATTGTACATTCCGGTGGAAGATTTACAAATTGAATTTGCCTCAGAGGTTCTTTTCTTAATTCACCGAATTCAGGCTCATAAAGTGATGAAACTATATATGGATTGGGCACAACCCGAATCCTGTTAAGTTCACTTGCAACTTTTTGATAATCAACTTTTGAACCCTCAATACCAAAGGAATATGAATCTCTGATATTGGGCTTTAAAGGTTTGATCACTTCAACAGAAAACATATTGCCGGCAGCAGGCGGTGCTGTTGATGGAAATGTAATTGTTCCTTCAATTCCATCATAAGTAAAAATGTCTGATGAAAACAATGTATCAAGCTGAATGTTCGTTTCAGTTACTGACAATAAAACGAATCCATTATTATTTACAAATCCGTTTCCCTCAACTGATACGATATAAATTTTTTCTTCAACTAATGTTTCATCTGCAACACTGAATGTCATTTCAACATTATTATCTGTACCGCCAACTTTTGATACACTCTTTATTATATCAGGTTGAATCATTTTTATTGATACGCCGTCAGTTGTTGTTTGTAACTGATGTAACTGGAACGGGCGTTTATTTATTACTAAATCCTGGTTATTCCTTAAAACGTTTATAGCAAAATTTATGGCGATAATATCTCCTTGTTCGGGAAGAAATGAGGGATCAGTTCCTACCGAATCAACTAAGCTTACTCTTAATCCTTCACCTGTTATTACAACGTCTCTTCCTCCCTGCGGATAAGGAAACCCTGTTCTGATAACTGTGTTCAGGGTTATATTCTTCAAATCAAAAGTAGAAGAACTTGTAAATTCAATCGCATACTTATAAGGATTTGTAATAGTAGAATCTGTAACTGTTATTGATACATCCGTTGCAAGATCACCTGATTCGATTCTCGGTACAAAAGTGAAGGTGGTTAAATACTGATTTCCGGCAAGTGATTCATCGTCAACGACTGAAGCATTTAAAGTATAATTTGAATTCCCTGTATTAAGATTGACAGGATTAATTGATGTGACTGAAGTTCTGCCAATTGCTTCCGATCTTGGTGTAACTGAAACTGTATTCACTGCTTCAAGTGAATTGCCTATCGGACTTTCAAGGCTCTCAATTGCTGAATTACCTTTATCAAAAGATGTTACTGAGTACCAGTATTCAAATCCATTAGTGACAGTTGTGTCGACATAACTATATTGTAAACCGGTATTCCCTCCGATAGTATTGACCAGGTCGAACTCAGCGATTCTTTCCCAGCTTAGTCCTCTGTTTTTACTTCTGTAAAGTCTGTAACCCTCAAAATCATAACCGGAAAATTCATCGTAACTTAATTCAGCTAAATCATCCCAATAAAGCGTTGCCCTAAAATCTCCATTTGAAGAATAAAGTTTTGGTCGAGCCGGTGGTTTGGGCAGATTGAAATTTGCATCAACAGCATTTTGAGCTACAGCTGCGGCATTGATCAGTTCATTGTATGTATCACCAGCAACAAAGGCTGTATAAAAAACTAATGTGTCACCCGGATTTATTGTGTAAGGACCGGATGATATATGTGCAAGGATATCCATTCCGGAAGCCGGAATTGTTGACGGATCATCGAAATGAAGATTTGAAGTATTTGTTAAATGAAAATATTTACTTCCAATTGTTGAATTGTAAAGATCCGGATCGGATGACATGAAACCATATTGTATTGAATCAATATCAGAGATGTTGTCATCATCATATAACATATAATGGAAATCAGTTATACCCAATTCAGTTCCGTTAACTTCCGGAGTCTTCAGCATCATCACTCCGAAGAATCCTGTTTTGCCGTCGGGCCATTCACCTGATACTCCGTCATCATAAAAATAAATCAGGTTCTGAGGCGGAATAAAATTAACTTTATCATCGCCCCATTCAGGTAATCCTCCGCTGATGTCCCCAACATCAATATCGTTATGAAGTCCGAAGTAAAGACTGTCATAGCTGTTCTGGCTTGTATTGGTTAATTCATATTTAAAGAAGAGAATATTTTTTGCAAAGTTTGTTCCGAAGGCATAACCTGTTTGTGCAAGTTGAAGTCCAAGTATTGTCACAGTATTATTACTGTCATTAAAGACACAATAACTATCCTGATCAGATAAAATAATAGTGTTCCCGTTTATATCTTTTACAGGCCAGCCTTTTTGCGGATGCCACGAGTTTGGATCATCACTGAAAGCTACTCTTGCAGTATCGCTATTATGGTAACCTGATGCAGCTTCCCATTCCTCATTTGTTGTGAATCTTCCCTGAACGACATTTCCCGGTACACCAACAAACTGATTTACCCTGTAGATGTAATTCTTCTGACTGTTAATAGGAAATTCACCTGATGGTCCCTGAGATATTGTTCTCGGATAAAGTTTGCCGCGATTCTCAAAAAACAACCCGATGTTACTCGCATTATGAATTCCTGCGGCGCGATCTTCAATGCGAAGTATTTTTTGTAATAAATCTTTTGCTTCAAAATCTTTATCGTATTGGGCAAATCCTTTTGAAGAAAAAAGTATTAAGCAGATCAGCATTTTTAATATTAAAACTCTTCTCATTTTTTCTGCCTTAGATAGAATGATTAATTAAATCTCATTGTAAAACCTAAACGTACTGAACGTGGTGGTCCGAAGTTGGAGGGGTCTCTCATATATTCAGTTGAATAGCCACCAACAGTTGTATACTCAGGATCACCGGTATCACCGTACACATAAAGTATATTTCTATGATCTGTCAGGTTTAAAATTTCTGCAAATAACCGCAGTCGAAGATTCCCAGGAAATTCAAATTCTTTACCGATCATTAAATCGATATTATAAACACCAGGCTGTCTTAAAGAATTTTTTTCGACGAAACCTATATCTCTTCCTGAAGGTGTGTAAGGAGCGCCTGAACTTGCTTTGATGATCAAACTGAAATCCATGTTATCAAATATTTTTTCACCGAATATTTCAGGACCCTCATTGTTCGGGATTGTATATGTACCGCTTGCATTAAATACATGCGGACGATCGAAGTCCAAAAAATAAAGTTGTGTTGATTCTTCTGTGCCCGGATATTGTTCTGCTTCAGATGAGGCACTTCCTTTTGCTACAGAATATGTATAAGTAAGTCCGCCGGAGAAATAATTATTTGGTCGTACATCAAGTGCAGCTTCAAATCCTTTTATGTTTGCATAATCCTCATTTACATAAAGAGTATAGCCGGTGTATCTTCCATCAACGTAAGGGAAATAATAACGAGTGCCGATAAGACCGGTTATATCACGATAGTATGCTGTTACATTAAGTGCAACATTGTCGCTGAACTGGTGTGAAACACCAACTTCATACGAGATAGTTCTTTGTGCATCAAGGTTTGGCTGTCCGAATAAAGGCTCACGAACATTCAGGTCATAAAGATTATTCTCAAACAAATATTCGAAATCAGGATTCTGGAAAAAATGCCCATAAGAAAAATGAAGTTTAGTTCTGTCCGAAATAGGATGTGCTATTCCAAACCTCGGGGATATTTGTGACCTTGATTTAACTTTTATAATTGAATTAGGATCAAGCGGGTTTTCCCTGAAGCTTACATTTGAATTCAGATAGTCAAACCTTAACCCTACATTGATAATCAGGTATGCTAATTCAATTTTATCCTGAACGTAAACTGCGCTTTCAAACGGTTCAGTATCGTAATCATCTATGTATGGGAAATTTCTTTTCGGATCATAAATTTCATACAAACTCAGCCAGTGTTTTTTGTAAGATGCGCCGAACTTAACTTCATTCATTGACCCGATTTGCCAAACTGCATCAAATTTAAAATCTGCTGAAGCAGTTCTGCTGTTAATTAACTCTACCGGATCGGATAATTTATAAAACTCATATCCCGTTCCGATGTTTTCAAAATACTGTTCTTCAGTTGATGAAAGATATTCGGAAGTATCTTTATCAATGCCTGAATAAAATCCCTGGTTGAAGTATGATGCTTTAACATCATAAAAGAAATTATTTTCAACTGTGTGAGTAAGACTTAATGTGCTTTGCCAGCTATCAGTTCTGGTTCTCAGATATTGTTCCGGAATATATTTGTATGAATGACTATATCTCTGCCGTTTTCCGGAGTTACCCCTGTTTGACAGCGCGATTTTAATATGAGGAATTACCGTAGTGGAAAGTTTTGTAAAAAACGATTTTGTGTTATTGTAACCGAATGGCAAATAACTTCCCCGTTTATCAACTTCGCCTGAAAAGAAAAAATTGTAATCGGGTGTAATTATTGGCCCGCTTATGCTTCCATTAATTCTGTTTTCATGTAATGATGAATAGCGGTCAACTCCAAACTCACTTGTACGGGCTTCAAGTTTTGCTGAAAATTTATCTGTACCATCTCTTGTAACAATATTAACAACTCCGCTTAAAGCATTTCCATACTCAGCGTTGAATGTTCCGCTAAGTAAACTCATCTCCTGAATTGCGTCGTTATTAATATCAGTCGCAAGTCCGCCGAGTAAAGGATCAACAACGATTGTTCCATCGATCATATACGCTACTTCATTTGACCTTCCGCCTCTGACGTGAAGATTGGAACCGCTTCCGGTTACGCCCGCCTGCAGCGAAAGTAATTCAGTAAAAGTTGATACAGGTAAAGCTTCAATTTCTTCCCTTGTTACTACCGAGATACTGCTTGTAACATCTTTTTGAACAAGTTGTGTTTTTGCTGTAACAACAATTTCACCTACTTCAATTGTTCTTGGCTTTAATTCAACCGGTAGTTGTGTTGTTTGATCAACAATGATTGCAACTTCAGTAAATCTTAAAGTTTCATAGCCGATGTATGATACTACAACATTATACTTCCCGGGCGGAACGTTCAGAATTACATAATTTCCATTTACATCGGTAGCAGCACCAAGCGATGTTCCTTCAATCAATATATTAGCCCCGATCAATGGTTCGCCGGATTGTGCATCTTTAATTGTACCCGATAATTTACCTGTTGTACCGGGATAGAGTAAATAAGGAATTAGAAGGAACAGCAGTAAATATTTTTTCATCTTTCACTCCCGCTGATTATCTGATTCTGACTGATCATAATATCCTCAGATTCTTTCAGAATTTTTTTCGCTCTTTGTTTGTCCTTAATTGCACATGCTGTTGCAATAGCATTTATCAGCACTGATATAGCAGCGAATGAATTTGTGAACAACATGTTTTCACTTTTAACAATCAAGTTTGCCTTTGTAAAGAATGTTGCCGGTGATGCCGGCTGATTAGTCACAGCAATCACATCTATCTTTCTTTTCTTTGCAAACTCCGCCGCTTCAACTGTTTCTTTTGAATAAGGCGGAAATGAAAAAACTATCAGCAGGTCTTTCGGATTCATAAACAATATCTGTTCATTGAATAACGTATGTGAGTGCTGAAGAACCGATGAGCTTACACCAACCTGCGTCAATTGATAAGCTAATATTTCCGCAAGCAAAAACGAGATACCTAATCCCGCAGTGAACACTCTTTCAGATTTCAGGATTGTATCAATAACATTATCAAAAGTTTTCCGCTCAACTAAATTGAGTGTATCATTTATATTTTTGATATCAAGATTAGCAACTTCGGTGAGAAGATCTTCTTTAACTTTATGTTTTTCAAATAAAGGGAAAATTGATTTGTTATTAATTTCGTTCTGAAGCGAACCGGTTATTGCATCTCTCAGTTCGCTGAATCCTTCAAAGCCTGCACGTTGTGCAAACCTTACGACTGATGCCACACTTACACCGGTAGCTGCTGAAAGATCCTGAACATTCAGAAATGGTATCTTATCAAAATTGTTAATAAAGTATTCAGCAACCTTCCTTTGATTTTTAGGAAGTGAGTTGTATTTGCTGGTGATTTTTTCTTTTATTTCTTTGTATCTGTCCATAAGCAAAAAGGCTCACGTATTACTGTGAGCCTTATAAAATTTTTATTATTTAATTACTGTCATTTTCTTTGTGATCATTTTTCCGTCTGTCTGCATTGAATAAATGTAAACTCCCGAACTAAGATTTGCAGCGTCAAAATTATAATGGTGTGTTCCGGCTTCAAGAGTTTCGTTAACGAGTTCTGCAACCTGTTCACCGAGTGCGTTAAACACTTTCAGTACAACATCTGATCTTTCAGGTAATCCAAATGTAATTTGTGTTGATGGGTTGAACGGATTAGGATAATTCTGCTCAAGGACAAAATCTCCCGGTACATTATTCAAATCAGATTCAACAGAAGTTAGCTGATTATATTTTTGAAGTGCAAGCTGCATATTTGCCAGCATATCATTATGATTTCCACCGACTGCCACAGCAAAATAAACAGTCTTTGTAGCTGCAGGTTGGATGTTTGAATGCTCGCCGCCTAAAATTCCTACACCGCCATCAGCATCTGTTGTAAGTGTGTCAGTCGAAAAAGTTCCTGCATTCATCATGTTATAATAAAGTGTGTCCAACAATTCATAACCATCAAACCATTCAAACACCTGACCTGATGTGGTTTGTTCTGATAAAAATTTTATTCCGATGTAGTGGTTCTCAAATTGGGTTAGTATGTTATTAGTCAGATCATAAAATATTTTATCTTCTTCCCATGTAAAATCCACATATTGCACAACATCCAGCCCTGCCTGCATTGGCATTGCAGTAGTTTCGCGGTTTGTCAATATACATTTAACAAGGCAGTAACTTTCATTATTCCAGCCGTATACACTTTGTTCGATTAAAAAGTCAGGAGGCGCACCTGAAAAAGAATTGTCATATACTCCTGTAACTTCAAAATCACTCAAAGTCGGATTAGGATTTAGTGCCGTTTCAGTTACCCAACCAAGATCATTCCAATATTCAAGAACCTGTCCCTGGTTTCCTGCAACTATTAATGAAATTCTGTTTATATGTTGCAGAGTATCTACTCCCTCAGTTGTGAAGATCCTAATTGCACCATAATCATCAACCCGTACGTTTATAGTTCCGGTACCGAATGTAACCTGGGCAATAGTTCTTTGCTGAATTATACCAACAAAGAATACCATTAGTAAAAGAACCAGTAGAGAATTTTTCATGACTAACCTCTCCTTTTGATTAATAGATTATTAATTAAAACTCATTGCCATCCCATTAAATTTGGCGGGATGAGCAGTAACAATCCAAGTAACATTAAAATAATCTGAAGCGGGATTACCCACTTAGCCCAGCGTTCCCAGGGAACACGCGCCATTGATAAAGCACCCATTGTAACGGCAGAAGTCGGAATAATAATATTTGTGTATTCACCAAATTGAAAAGCAAGAATTGCAGTTTGTCTTGACACACCAGCAAGATCAGCAAGCGGTGCCATTATAGGCATTGTCAGTGCTGCCTGTCCACTTCCTGAATGAACGAAGAAATTTATTATTGCCTGAACAATAAACATCTTTTGTGATGCGAATATTGGAGATGAAGATTGGATATAAGGCGAAAGTTCATAGAGTATTGTATCGATGATCTGCCCGTCTCTCGAAATAACAAGAGTTGCACGCGCAAGTGCAACAATCAATGCTGTACCAACAAGATCTCTAGCACCCTCAATAAAGGCTTTAATCAAGTCATCGGTTTTAAGTGACCCGATTATTCCCACAATAATTC
It includes:
- a CDS encoding MurR/RpiR family transcriptional regulator; this translates as MDRYKEIKEKITSKYNSLPKNQRKVAEYFINNFDKIPFLNVQDLSAATGVSVASVVRFAQRAGFEGFSELRDAITGSLQNEINNKSIFPLFEKHKVKEDLLTEVANLDIKNINDTLNLVERKTFDNVIDTILKSERVFTAGLGISFLLAEILAYQLTQVGVSSSVLQHSHTLFNEQILFMNPKDLLIVFSFPPYSKETVEAAEFAKKRKIDVIAVTNQPASPATFFTKANLIVKSENMLFTNSFAAISVLINAIATACAIKDKQRAKKILKESEDIMISQNQIISGSER
- a CDS encoding PorV/PorQ family protein; translation: MKKLLLIFLLLVSSTFAQNPNLGTSGAQFLQIPVGARAEAMGGAIVGLTNDASSIFWNPAGLVKVNNVQAHFSYMNWFDLFDFNAASLVYNAGEFGVFGASMVSFTTGNMEITTEEEPNGTGRYFDAGDIALGVSYAKYLTDRFSVGLSVKYINQRIWNETASGVAFDIGTQYRLDFQNLTIAMSMTNFGADIKFDGPDLDFTYRKDDNYPLSRLIPSRLNTQEYPLPLNFQVGIGFDIVQYDFVKIIGAIDVTHPNDNAERAHFGAEFSFFDRFAVRGGYKYNYDDQDFTFGAGANVPLGGTAVYFDYAYSVYDILPSVHRISVNLSF
- a CDS encoding T9SS type A sorting domain-containing protein — translated: MKNSLLVLLLMVFFVGIIQQRTIAQVTFGTGTINVRVDDYGAIRIFTTEGVDTLQHINRISLIVAGNQGQVLEYWNDLGWVTETALNPNPTLSDFEVTGVYDNSFSGAPPDFLIEQSVYGWNNESYCLVKCILTNRETTAMPMQAGLDVVQYVDFTWEEDKIFYDLTNNILTQFENHYIGIKFLSEQTTSGQVFEWFDGYELLDTLYYNMMNAGTFSTDTLTTDADGGVGILGGEHSNIQPAATKTVYFAVAVGGNHNDMLANMQLALQKYNQLTSVESDLNNVPGDFVLEQNYPNPFNPSTQITFGLPERSDVVLKVFNALGEQVAELVNETLEAGTHHYNFDAANLSSGVYIYSMQTDGKMITKKMTVIK
- a CDS encoding carboxypeptidase-like regulatory domain-containing protein, whose product is MKKYLLLFLLIPYLLYPGTTGKLSGTIKDAQSGEPLIGANILIEGTSLGAATDVNGNYVILNVPPGKYNVVVSYIGYETLRFTEVAIIVDQTTQLPVELKPRTIEVGEIVVTAKTQLVQKDVTSSISVVTREEIEALPVSTFTELLSLQAGVTGSGSNLHVRGGRSNEVAYMIDGTIVVDPLLGGLATDINNDAIQEMSLLSGTFNAEYGNALSGVVNIVTRDGTDKFSAKLEARTSEFGVDRYSSLHENRINGSISGPIITPDYNFFFSGEVDKRGSYLPFGYNNTKSFFTKLSTTVIPHIKIALSNRGNSGKRQRYSHSYKYIPEQYLRTRTDSWQSTLSLTHTVENNFFYDVKASYFNQGFYSGIDKDTSEYLSSTEEQYFENIGTGYEFYKLSDPVELINSRTASADFKFDAVWQIGSMNEVKFGASYKKHWLSLYEIYDPKRNFPYIDDYDTEPFESAVYVQDKIELAYLIINVGLRFDYLNSNVSFRENPLDPNSIIKVKSRSQISPRFGIAHPISDRTKLHFSYGHFFQNPDFEYLFENNLYDLNVREPLFGQPNLDAQRTISYEVGVSHQFSDNVALNVTAYYRDITGLIGTRYYFPYVDGRYTGYTLYVNEDYANIKGFEAALDVRPNNYFSGGLTYTYSVAKGSASSEAEQYPGTEESTQLYFLDFDRPHVFNASGTYTIPNNEGPEIFGEKIFDNMDFSLIIKASSGAPYTPSGRDIGFVEKNSLRQPGVYNIDLMIGKEFEFPGNLRLRLFAEILNLTDHRNILYVYGDTGDPEYTTVGGYSTEYMRDPSNFGPPRSVRLGFTMRFN